In Vicia villosa cultivar HV-30 ecotype Madison, WI unplaced genomic scaffold, Vvil1.0 ctg.000025F_1_1, whole genome shotgun sequence, one genomic interval encodes:
- the LOC131622194 gene encoding secreted RxLR effector protein 161-like codes for MSEPRVSHMKVARRILRYLKGSIEYGILFRQDSKGKEATITYFSDVDWRRDKEDKKSTTGYFFQVFGVPNSWCLKKQPVMALSSCEPEYIEGSYAACQAIWTRSVLEETEVEVKKPPVLQIDNKSAIILAKNPVLHGRNKHIEARFHFSREKVNRGELVVRHCLSEA; via the coding sequence ATGAGTGAACCAAGAGTGTCACACATGAAGGTTGCAAGAAGAATTCTAAGATACTTAAAAGGATCGATAGAGTATGGAATTCTATTTCGACAAGACTCTAAAGGCAAAGAAGCAACAATCACTTATTTTTCAGATGTTGATTGGCGTAGAGATAAGGAAGATAAAAAAAGCACAACTggatatttctttcaagtatttggtgtCCCAAATTCATGGTGTTTGAAGAAACAACCAGTGATGGCATTATCATCGTGTGAACCTGAATATATAGAAGGATCCTATGCTGCATGTCAAGCAATTTGGACCAGATCGGTACTTGAAGAAACTGAGGTCGAAGTAAAGAAACCACCTGTGTTGCAAATCGACAACAAGTCAGCCATAATTTTGGCGAAGAATCCAGTTCTACATGGAAGAAATAAGCATATCgaagctagatttcacttctCGAGGGAAAAGGTAAATCGAGGTGAACTTGTAGTTAGACATTGCTTAAGTGAAGCATAA
- the LOC131622240 gene encoding myosin-6-like isoform X2, which translates to MTKLAYLHEPGVLSNLRSRYEINEIYTYTRNILIAVNPFIKLHHLYDSHMMAQYRGAAFGELSPHPFAVADAAYRLMINDGISPSILVSGETVKVVLVKQKVLSYSCDILLTWEGERLLLKF; encoded by the exons ATGACAAAGCTCGCGTACCTGCACGAACCCGGAGTCCTAAGTAATCTGAGATCAAGATACGAAATCAATGAAATTTAT ACTTACACTAGGAATATATTGATTGCTGTGAACCCGTTCATAAAGCTTCATCATTTATATGATAGCCATATGATGGCGCAATACAGAGGAGCAGCATTTGGTGAGTTAAGTCCACATCCCTTCGCTGTTGCCGATGCAGCATATAG GCTCATGATAAATGATGGAATCAGCCCGTCAATATTGGTGAGTGGTGAAACCGTGAAAGTGGTGCTGGTAAAACAGAAAGTATTAAGTTACTCATGCGATATCTTGCTTACATGGGAGGGAGAGCGGCTGTTGCTGAAG TTTTGA
- the LOC131622240 gene encoding myosin-6-like isoform X1: protein MTKLAYLHEPGVLSNLRSRYEINEIYTYTRNILIAVNPFIKLHHLYDSHMMAQYRGAAFGELSPHPFAVADAAYRLMINDGISPSILVSGETVKVVLVKQKVLSYSCDILLTWEGERLLLKVELSSTLSLSIL, encoded by the exons ATGACAAAGCTCGCGTACCTGCACGAACCCGGAGTCCTAAGTAATCTGAGATCAAGATACGAAATCAATGAAATTTAT ACTTACACTAGGAATATATTGATTGCTGTGAACCCGTTCATAAAGCTTCATCATTTATATGATAGCCATATGATGGCGCAATACAGAGGAGCAGCATTTGGTGAGTTAAGTCCACATCCCTTCGCTGTTGCCGATGCAGCATATAG GCTCATGATAAATGATGGAATCAGCCCGTCAATATTGGTGAGTGGTGAAACCGTGAAAGTGGTGCTGGTAAAACAGAAAGTATTAAGTTACTCATGCGATATCTTGCTTACATGGGAGGGAGAGCGGCTGTTGCTGAAGGTAGAACTGTCGAGCACACTTTCATTGAGTATTTTATAA